In Aliidongia dinghuensis, a single genomic region encodes these proteins:
- a CDS encoding YihY family inner membrane protein yields MIEQKAAERERVATAPARPQPPPQSQPVPDAQQPAEQLWDRAVRFLRHVVKRFIEDGCFAAAGALSYTTLVSIVPLLAISLAVLSAFPIFDKLRERALRLMFDNFVPTVGATVEEYISSFAQSAGKTTAIGLLVLAVTAIMLLATIEDRLDAIWRVHAPRRWMARILIYWTMLTLGPLLFGVGLSVTANLNGITRDLAVVGASHHVIEESLRVLAAYAPFMLEWLGFTLLFCLIPHCPVRWRDGTIGALIATVLFEICKAGFTLYLAHFNSYQAIYGAMAVIPIFLLWMYLSWGVVLFGAEVAAAVPLWGLAAPEEALAQARVDLDLGLAVLALLVEQGRTGGSMQFRTMAGRLAAPVGVLANCLDRLLAGGFVAASVDGGWVLARDLASTRLGDLKRAVETEPDYRRGRRSQRLGRHWQPVTTAEQTALEATVADMLREG; encoded by the coding sequence ATGATCGAGCAGAAGGCGGCCGAACGGGAGCGCGTGGCGACGGCACCGGCCCGACCCCAGCCCCCACCCCAATCCCAGCCGGTCCCGGATGCGCAGCAGCCGGCCGAGCAGCTGTGGGATCGTGCCGTCCGTTTCTTGCGCCATGTGGTGAAGCGCTTCATCGAGGACGGCTGCTTCGCCGCCGCGGGCGCCCTGAGCTACACGACGCTGGTCTCGATCGTGCCGCTGCTCGCGATCAGCCTGGCCGTGCTCTCGGCCTTCCCGATCTTCGACAAGCTGCGCGAGCGGGCGCTGCGGCTGATGTTCGACAATTTCGTGCCGACCGTCGGCGCCACGGTCGAGGAATATATCAGCAGCTTCGCGCAGAGCGCCGGCAAGACCACGGCGATCGGCCTGCTCGTGCTGGCGGTGACGGCGATCATGCTGCTCGCCACGATCGAGGACCGGCTGGACGCGATCTGGCGGGTGCACGCGCCCCGGCGCTGGATGGCGCGGATCCTGATCTACTGGACCATGCTGACGCTCGGGCCCCTCCTGTTCGGCGTCGGCCTTTCCGTCACGGCCAACCTCAACGGCATTACCCGCGACCTGGCCGTGGTCGGCGCGTCGCACCACGTGATCGAGGAAAGCTTAAGGGTGCTCGCCGCCTATGCCCCGTTCATGCTCGAATGGCTGGGCTTCACCCTCTTGTTCTGCCTCATCCCCCATTGCCCGGTGCGCTGGCGCGACGGGACGATCGGCGCGCTCATCGCCACCGTGCTGTTCGAGATCTGCAAAGCCGGCTTCACGCTCTATCTCGCCCATTTCAACTCTTATCAGGCGATCTACGGCGCGATGGCGGTGATCCCGATCTTTCTCCTGTGGATGTATCTCTCGTGGGGCGTCGTGCTGTTCGGCGCCGAGGTGGCGGCCGCGGTGCCGCTCTGGGGCCTGGCCGCCCCGGAAGAGGCGCTGGCGCAGGCGCGGGTCGACCTCGACCTCGGGCTCGCCGTGCTGGCGCTCCTGGTCGAGCAGGGGCGGACCGGCGGCTCCATGCAGTTCCGCACCATGGCCGGTCGGCTCGCGGCTCCGGTCGGCGTGCTCGCCAACTGCCTCGACCGGCTGTTGGCCGGGGGCTTCGTCGCGGCGAGTGTCGACGGCGGCTGGGTGCTGGCGCGCGATCTTGCATCGACGCGGCTCGGCGACTTGAAGCGCGCGGTCGAGACTGAACCCGACTACCGGCGCGGAAGGCGCAGCCAGCGCCTGGGCCGGCACTGGCAGCCGGTCACCACGGCGGAACAGACCGCGCTCGAGGCAACGGTCGCCGACATGCTGCGCGAGGGTTGA
- the fabI gene encoding enoyl-ACP reductase FabI → MANVGTLMAGKRGLIMGVANHMSLAWHIAQAVHAQGGELAFTYQGEALEKRVRPLASSIGSDFLVECDVTDEASMDRTFQALADRWGAIDFVVHAVGFSDKEELKGRYCDTTRSNFLRTLDISCFSFTDVCKRASTLMPNGGSLVTLTYLGAERVMPNYNVMGVAKAALETSVRYLAVDLGGQGIRVNGISYGPVKTLAASGISDFRYILKWNQYNSPLKRNVSNEDVGGSGLYFVSDLSSGVSGEIHHVDCGYHVVGMKAVDAPDISVV, encoded by the coding sequence ATGGCGAACGTTGGGACCCTAATGGCCGGCAAGCGAGGCCTGATCATGGGCGTGGCGAACCATATGTCGCTCGCCTGGCACATCGCCCAGGCCGTCCATGCCCAAGGGGGAGAGCTCGCCTTCACCTATCAGGGCGAAGCGCTGGAAAAGCGCGTGCGCCCGCTCGCGTCCAGCATCGGTTCGGATTTCCTCGTCGAATGCGACGTGACCGACGAGGCCTCGATGGACCGGACGTTCCAGGCGCTGGCCGACCGCTGGGGCGCGATCGATTTCGTCGTCCATGCGGTGGGCTTTTCGGACAAGGAGGAGCTGAAGGGGCGCTATTGCGACACGACGCGCAGCAATTTCCTGCGGACGCTCGACATCTCCTGCTTCTCCTTCACCGACGTCTGCAAGCGGGCGAGCACGCTCATGCCCAATGGCGGCAGCCTGGTGACACTCACCTACCTCGGCGCCGAGCGCGTCATGCCGAACTACAACGTCATGGGCGTCGCCAAGGCAGCGCTCGAGACCAGCGTGCGCTATCTCGCGGTCGACCTCGGCGGCCAGGGTATCCGCGTCAACGGCATCTCCTACGGCCCGGTCAAGACCTTGGCCGCGTCCGGCATCAGCGACTTCCGCTACATCCTGAAGTGGAACCAGTATAACTCGCCCCTGAAGCGCAATGTCTCGAACGAGGACGTCGGCGGTAGCGGGCTCTATTTCGTGAGCGATCTCTCGAGCGGCGTCTCGGGCGAGATCCACCACGTCGACTGCGGCTATCACGTGGTCGGCATGAAGGCGGTCGACGCGCCGGACATTTCCGTCGTCTGA